The following proteins are encoded in a genomic region of Streptomyces gobiensis:
- a CDS encoding helix-turn-helix domain-containing protein has protein sequence MLKNVAVALTHGVNAFELGVAAEVFGIDRSDQGLPVYDFALVAAEPGPIRVTPGFTISTPHGMERLAEADLIAVPAGNDYADRGFPAELLDALRAAVDRGAWVLSVCSGAFVLGAAGLLDGRRCTTHWRYTDLLAQRYPKAAIEPDVLYVDDESVITSAGTAAGIDACLHLVRQEQGSKVANAIARRMVVPPHREGGQAQYIERPVPAERGDDAIGGSLGWMAEHLDEEITVDQLAARAHMSPRTFARRFQQETGTTPYQWMLGQRLLRSQHLLEDTDLTVDAIAARAGFGNAGTLRHHFLRRLGTTPHAYRRTFRGPCSLERSE, from the coding sequence ATGCTGAAGAATGTGGCCGTCGCACTCACCCACGGCGTCAACGCCTTTGAACTCGGCGTAGCCGCCGAGGTCTTCGGGATCGACCGCAGCGACCAAGGGCTGCCCGTCTATGACTTCGCCCTGGTCGCCGCCGAGCCCGGGCCCATCCGGGTCACGCCGGGTTTCACCATCAGCACCCCGCATGGGATGGAGCGGCTCGCGGAAGCGGATCTGATCGCGGTCCCGGCGGGAAACGACTACGCCGACCGTGGCTTCCCCGCGGAGCTGCTGGACGCGCTGCGAGCAGCCGTGGACCGCGGGGCGTGGGTGCTCAGCGTGTGCTCAGGGGCGTTCGTACTGGGCGCGGCGGGGCTGCTGGACGGGCGGCGCTGCACCACGCACTGGCGCTATACGGACCTGCTGGCCCAGCGGTACCCCAAGGCGGCGATTGAACCGGACGTGCTGTACGTGGACGACGAGTCAGTGATCACGTCAGCCGGTACGGCGGCCGGTATCGACGCCTGTCTGCATCTGGTGCGCCAGGAGCAGGGCAGCAAGGTGGCGAACGCGATCGCTCGCCGTATGGTCGTACCACCACACCGGGAAGGCGGACAGGCGCAGTACATCGAGCGTCCGGTCCCGGCTGAACGGGGTGATGACGCGATCGGCGGTTCACTGGGCTGGATGGCGGAACATCTGGATGAGGAGATCACCGTTGACCAGCTCGCGGCCCGGGCCCATATGTCACCGCGTACCTTCGCCCGCCGCTTCCAGCAGGAGACCGGCACGACGCCGTACCAGTGGATGCTGGGTCAGCGGCTGCTGCGCTCCCAGCATCTGCTGGAAGACACGGACTTGACGGTCGACGCCATCGCGGCCCGCGCGGGCTTCGGCAACGCCGGGACGCTGCGTCACCACTTTCTGCGGCGGCTGGGTACCACGCCGCACGCCTACCGGCGTACCTTCCGCGGACCGTGTTCGCTGGAGCGGAGTGAGTGA
- the treZ gene encoding malto-oligosyltrehalose trehalohydrolase, with protein sequence MLFEVWAPQAKQVSLQLHSRDAQEQPRPMERDPARTGWWHTTAPAEPGTRYGFALDGGPALPDPRSRRQPDGPDGLSAVVDHGAYTWRHPWTGRGLPGAVLYELHIGTFTQDGTFDAAAQRLGHLARLGVTHVELMPVCPFPGRHGWGYDGVALWAVHEPYGGPDGLKRFVDTAHGHGLGVVLDVVHNHLGPSGNHLPAYGPYFTERHHTPWGAAINLDAPGADEVRAYLIGSALAFLRDYRLDGLRLDAVHALADTCATHFLAELSAAADALSAELHRPLFLIAESDQNDPRTIAPRENHGLGLHAQWNDDLHHALHTALTGESHGYYADFARAPMAALAKTLTSAFLHDGGYSSFRGRRHGRPLDRTATPAHRLLAYAQTHDQIGNRAQGDRLAATVTPGQAACAAALVLCGPYTPMLFMGEEWGARTPWQYFTDHPDPELAEAVRAGRRREFAAHGWSASDIPDPQDPATRERSCLDWTEPEREPHTWLLDWHRRLIALRHAHVPLDLRLSEVSVDYDEAARWLTLRHGPLLVAVNLGPGEARIPALRHGRPLAATFRPDGSRLPAYCAAVLRLTEVRPAAGEPSGSGR encoded by the coding sequence ATGCTGTTTGAGGTGTGGGCCCCCCAAGCCAAGCAGGTCTCGCTCCAGCTGCACAGCCGGGACGCCCAGGAGCAACCGCGCCCCATGGAACGCGACCCAGCCCGCACGGGCTGGTGGCACACGACCGCCCCCGCCGAACCCGGCACCCGCTACGGCTTCGCCCTGGACGGCGGCCCCGCGCTGCCCGACCCCCGCTCCCGGCGCCAGCCGGACGGGCCGGACGGGCTGAGCGCGGTCGTCGACCACGGCGCGTACACCTGGCGGCACCCCTGGACCGGCCGAGGACTGCCCGGCGCGGTGCTGTACGAGCTGCACATCGGCACCTTCACCCAGGACGGCACCTTCGACGCCGCCGCGCAGCGGCTGGGCCACCTGGCCCGGCTGGGCGTCACCCATGTGGAGCTGATGCCGGTCTGCCCCTTCCCGGGCCGCCACGGCTGGGGCTACGACGGCGTCGCACTCTGGGCCGTACATGAGCCGTACGGCGGCCCCGACGGCCTGAAGCGCTTCGTGGACACGGCCCACGGCCACGGTCTCGGCGTCGTGCTGGACGTGGTGCACAACCACCTCGGGCCCTCCGGCAACCACCTCCCCGCCTACGGTCCGTACTTCACCGAGCGGCACCACACCCCCTGGGGCGCCGCGATCAACCTCGACGCTCCCGGAGCGGACGAGGTCCGTGCGTATCTCATCGGCAGCGCCCTCGCCTTCCTGCGTGACTACCGGCTGGACGGCCTCCGGCTCGACGCCGTGCACGCGCTCGCCGACACCTGCGCCACGCACTTCCTGGCCGAGCTCTCCGCGGCGGCCGACGCGCTCAGTGCCGAGCTGCACCGCCCGCTCTTCCTGATCGCCGAGTCCGACCAGAACGACCCCCGCACCATCGCCCCGCGCGAAAACCACGGCCTCGGTCTGCACGCCCAGTGGAATGACGACCTTCACCACGCCTTGCACACCGCTCTTACGGGTGAATCTCATGGCTACTACGCCGACTTCGCCCGCGCCCCGATGGCCGCCCTCGCCAAGACGCTCACGAGCGCCTTTCTCCACGACGGCGGCTACTCCTCCTTCCGCGGCCGCCGCCATGGCCGCCCACTGGACCGGACGGCCACCCCCGCCCACCGCCTCCTGGCCTATGCCCAGACCCACGACCAGATCGGCAACCGCGCCCAGGGCGACCGGCTCGCCGCGACCGTCACGCCCGGACAGGCCGCCTGCGCCGCCGCGCTGGTGCTCTGCGGCCCGTACACCCCGATGCTCTTCATGGGTGAGGAGTGGGGCGCCCGCACCCCCTGGCAGTACTTCACCGACCATCCCGACCCCGAGCTCGCCGAAGCCGTACGGGCGGGCCGCCGCCGGGAGTTCGCCGCCCACGGCTGGTCGGCGTCCGACATCCCCGACCCTCAGGACCCGGCCACCCGGGAGCGCTCCTGTCTGGACTGGACCGAGCCGGAGCGGGAGCCGCACACCTGGCTGCTGGACTGGCACCGCCGCCTGATCGCGCTACGCCACGCCCATGTTCCGCTTGACCTGCGGCTCAGCGAGGTTTCCGTCGACTACGACGAGGCGGCCCGCTGGCTCACGCTGCGCCATGGCCCGCTGCTGGTCGCGGTGAATCTCGGCCCCGGGGAGGCACGTATCCCGGCGCTGCGGCACGGCCGGCCGCTCGCCGCCACCTTCCGCCCCGACGGCTCCCGGCTGCCCGCGTACTGCGCGGCGGTGCTGCGGCTCACGGAGGTCAGGCCGGCCGCTGGAGAACCGTCAGGCTCCGGTCGGTGA
- the glgX gene encoding glycogen debranching protein GlgX has product MQVWPGQAYPLGATYDGAGTNFAVFSEMAERVELCLLHEDGSETAIELRESDAFVRHAYLPGVMPGQRYGFRVHGPHAPELGYRYNSAKLLLDPYAKAVSGRIDWDEAVYGYHFGHPERRNDLDSAPHTMSSVVINPYFDWGDDRPPRTDYHRTVIYEAHVKGLTMLHPELPEELRGTYAALGHPAIIEHLTRLGVTALELMPVHQFVTDHRLADAGLANYWGYNTIGYFAPHNSYASWGDRGQQVLEFKQAVRALHKAGIEVILDVVYNHTAEGNHLGPTLSFRGLDNASYYRLADDLRYYMDTTGTGNSLLMRSPHVLQLIMDSLRYWVTEMHVDGFRFDLAATLARQFHEVDRLSSFFDLVQQDPVVSQVKLIAEPWDVGEGGYQVGNFPPLWTEWNGRYRDTVRDLWRGEPRTLAEFASRLTGSSDLYQDDGRRPLASINFITCHDGFTLHDLVSYNAKRNDANGENNRDGESYNRSWNCGVEGKTDDPDVLALRDRQTRNLIATLMLSQGVPMLSHGDEFARTQGGNNNAYCQDSETSWVRWPEPGEEHPLCEFVRAMVWLRRDHPVFRRRRFFHGRPVEGTHDELSDIAWFTPEGEEMTQYDWQKAQARALTVFLNGSAISEPGQRGERICDDSFLLLFNAQDAPRQFVVPIDHGRQWHTVVDTALEGGHPPWPGPKVAAGDRLTLTDRSLTVLQRPA; this is encoded by the coding sequence ATGCAGGTCTGGCCGGGACAGGCGTATCCGCTTGGCGCCACCTATGACGGCGCCGGGACGAACTTCGCCGTCTTCTCCGAGATGGCCGAGCGCGTCGAGCTGTGTCTGCTGCATGAGGACGGTTCGGAGACGGCCATCGAGCTGCGCGAGTCGGACGCCTTCGTCCGGCACGCCTATCTGCCCGGGGTGATGCCGGGACAGCGCTATGGCTTCCGGGTGCACGGACCGCACGCGCCGGAGCTGGGATACCGCTACAACAGCGCGAAGCTCCTGCTTGACCCCTATGCCAAGGCGGTCAGCGGCCGTATCGACTGGGACGAGGCGGTGTACGGCTACCACTTCGGCCACCCCGAACGGCGTAATGATCTGGACTCCGCGCCGCACACCATGTCCTCCGTTGTCATCAATCCGTACTTCGACTGGGGTGATGACCGCCCGCCGCGTACCGACTACCACCGTACGGTCATCTATGAGGCCCATGTGAAGGGCCTCACCATGCTCCACCCCGAGCTGCCGGAGGAGCTTCGCGGCACCTACGCCGCACTCGGCCACCCGGCGATCATCGAACATCTGACCAGGCTCGGCGTCACCGCCCTGGAGCTGATGCCCGTTCACCAGTTCGTCACCGACCACCGGCTGGCGGACGCGGGGCTGGCCAACTACTGGGGCTACAACACCATCGGTTATTTCGCCCCGCACAACTCGTACGCCTCCTGGGGCGACCGTGGTCAGCAGGTGCTGGAGTTCAAACAGGCGGTACGCGCTCTCCACAAGGCGGGCATCGAGGTGATCCTGGACGTCGTCTACAACCACACGGCGGAGGGAAATCACCTCGGTCCGACGCTGTCCTTCCGGGGTCTGGACAACGCTTCCTACTACCGGCTGGCGGACGACCTGCGCTACTACATGGATACGACCGGTACCGGGAACTCCCTGCTGATGCGCAGCCCCCATGTACTGCAACTGATCATGGACTCGCTGCGCTACTGGGTCACCGAGATGCATGTGGACGGCTTCCGCTTCGATCTGGCCGCCACGCTGGCCCGGCAGTTCCACGAGGTGGACCGGCTGTCGTCGTTCTTTGACCTGGTGCAGCAGGACCCGGTGGTCAGCCAGGTGAAGCTGATCGCGGAGCCCTGGGATGTCGGTGAGGGCGGCTATCAGGTGGGGAACTTCCCGCCGCTGTGGACCGAGTGGAACGGCCGCTACCGGGACACCGTGCGGGATCTGTGGCGCGGGGAGCCACGCACCCTGGCGGAGTTCGCCTCCCGGCTGACCGGCTCCTCGGACCTCTACCAGGACGATGGACGGCGGCCCCTGGCCTCGATCAACTTCATCACCTGTCATGACGGCTTTACCCTGCACGATCTGGTCTCGTACAACGCCAAGCGCAATGACGCCAACGGCGAGAACAACCGGGATGGCGAGAGCTACAACCGCTCGTGGAACTGCGGCGTCGAAGGCAAGACCGATGACCCTGACGTACTCGCGCTGCGTGACCGCCAGACCCGTAATCTGATCGCCACCCTCATGCTCTCCCAGGGCGTGCCCATGCTCAGCCACGGCGATGAGTTCGCCCGCACCCAGGGTGGCAACAACAACGCGTACTGCCAGGACAGCGAGACCTCCTGGGTGCGCTGGCCGGAGCCGGGCGAGGAGCATCCGCTGTGCGAGTTCGTACGGGCCATGGTCTGGCTCAGACGCGACCACCCCGTCTTCCGGCGCCGCCGCTTCTTCCATGGACGCCCGGTCGAGGGCACCCATGACGAGCTCTCGGACATCGCCTGGTTCACCCCGGAGGGTGAAGAGATGACCCAGTACGACTGGCAGAAGGCGCAGGCCCGCGCGCTGACCGTCTTCCTCAACGGCAGCGCCATCTCGGAGCCGGGACAGCGTGGGGAGCGCATCTGCGATGACTCCTTCCTGCTGCTGTTCAACGCGCAGGACGCGCCCCGCCAGTTTGTGGTGCCGATCGACCACGGCCGCCAGTGGCACACCGTCGTCGACACCGCCCTGGAGGGTGGCCACCCGCCCTGGCCCGGGCCGAAGGTGGCGGCCGGTGACCGGCTGACCCTCACCGACCGGAGCCTGACGGTTCTCCAGCGGCCGGCCTGA
- a CDS encoding SAV2148 family HEPN domain-containing protein, which yields MSSGGLELPPGDGGEGSATEAPDVPHGTVSLARPMEIGADLEWGAEVWAEVRTRAQRAGRAYIWLNLVEQRLRAVVAGVLRPIYEPVHGEEWVIAAAGPAGQEWVQRAVAIREVSRRKGYVLDPADDNLLSFLTLPQLRELMVQHWPCYEPYFSERRELELALDELEVARSAVSRNRALSPAVLAQAERTSARLLEMLGSGSSAPSAGRLPVDAVEELVGERFADVVGVHPDRVRLQRQLPAEDLFGGARRIDAIGIGLNLLVQNYSGRRLARLADAGCRVRLLFLNPASSAVKRRERELGLKRGELSRSVEMNILHMRRVRARVRDSGAFQIHVFDETPRFTAYLVDGDGADGLAVVQPYLRRARGMEGPVFVLRGGSRNLVQGGGAAAEGEHGLFETYREEFESVWTDSRPVS from the coding sequence GTGAGTTCGGGAGGGCTTGAACTCCCGCCAGGTGACGGGGGCGAGGGCAGCGCCACCGAGGCACCCGACGTACCGCACGGCACGGTGTCGCTGGCCCGGCCGATGGAGATCGGAGCGGATCTGGAGTGGGGCGCGGAGGTCTGGGCCGAGGTGCGGACCCGGGCACAGCGCGCCGGGCGTGCCTACATCTGGCTGAACCTCGTCGAGCAGCGGCTTCGCGCTGTTGTCGCCGGGGTGCTCCGCCCGATCTATGAGCCGGTGCACGGCGAGGAGTGGGTCATCGCCGCCGCCGGCCCGGCCGGCCAGGAGTGGGTGCAGCGCGCGGTGGCCATCCGGGAGGTGAGCCGCCGCAAGGGCTACGTTCTCGACCCGGCCGATGACAATCTGCTGTCCTTCCTCACGCTGCCCCAGCTGCGTGAGCTGATGGTCCAGCACTGGCCCTGCTACGAGCCGTACTTCAGCGAGCGGCGTGAGCTTGAGCTCGCGCTGGACGAGCTGGAGGTAGCCCGTAGCGCGGTCTCCCGTAACCGGGCGCTCTCCCCGGCCGTACTGGCCCAGGCCGAACGCACCTCGGCACGGCTGCTGGAGATGCTGGGCTCCGGCAGCAGCGCACCCTCGGCCGGGCGGCTGCCGGTGGACGCGGTCGAGGAACTGGTCGGCGAGCGCTTCGCGGATGTGGTGGGCGTGCACCCGGACCGGGTGCGGCTGCAGCGGCAGCTGCCCGCCGAAGACCTGTTCGGCGGTGCGCGGCGCATTGACGCCATCGGGATAGGCCTGAACCTGCTGGTGCAGAACTACTCCGGGCGGCGGCTGGCCCGGCTGGCCGACGCGGGCTGCCGGGTACGGCTGCTCTTTCTCAACCCGGCCAGCAGCGCGGTCAAGCGACGCGAGCGTGAGCTCGGCCTGAAGCGGGGCGAGCTCAGCCGTTCGGTGGAGATGAACATCCTCCATATGCGCCGGGTGCGCGCCCGAGTACGGGACAGCGGCGCCTTCCAGATCCATGTCTTCGACGAGACTCCGCGCTTCACCGCGTATCTGGTCGACGGCGACGGCGCCGACGGGCTCGCGGTCGTACAGCCGTATCTGCGCCGCGCCCGTGGCATGGAAGGACCGGTCTTCGTCCTGCGCGGCGGCAGCCGGAATCTGGTCCAGGGCGGCGGCGCGGCGGCGGAAGGGGAGCACGGGCTCTTCGAGACCTACCGTGAGGAGTTCGAGTCCGTCTGGACCGACTCCCGCCCGGTCTCCTGA
- a CDS encoding bifunctional cytidylyltransferase/SDR family oxidoreductase gives MPIDSNARRTAAVRTTAVVLAGGTGQRVGLSIPKQLLKIAGKTVLEHTLTVFEQAEGIDDVIVLMAPGYVADVEKIITKAGLAKVSRVIEGGTSRNETTERAIAALGENLAEGEDANVLFHDAVRPLLSQRVISDCVAALDRYQAVDVAIPSADTIIVTRTHGEDGEFITEVPDRSRLRRGQTPQAFKLSTIRRAYEVASADPNFQATDDCSVVLKYLPDVPIHVVAGDEYNMKVTQPVDVFITDKLFQLASTATVEQADEDAYRKLLKGKTMVVFGGSYGIGADIAGLAREYGAHVYALGRSTTGTHVENPEHIDDALSNAYAETGRIDYVVNTAGVLRIGKLAETGNSTLEEALRVNYLAPVQIARAAYKYLAETQGQLLLYTSSSYTRGRAEYSLYSSTKAAVVNLTQALADEWAADGVRVNCVNPERTATPMRTKAFGKEPESSLLSSEAVARTSLDVLLSAMTGHVIDVRQQDPTRGTAAASGFEQALAAVLDRSENDESAGVA, from the coding sequence GTGCCCATAGACAGCAACGCGAGACGTACCGCGGCAGTACGTACCACGGCCGTCGTTCTCGCGGGCGGGACAGGCCAGCGGGTCGGCCTGTCCATCCCCAAGCAGCTGTTGAAGATCGCCGGGAAGACGGTGCTTGAACACACCCTCACCGTCTTCGAGCAGGCCGAGGGCATCGACGATGTGATCGTGCTGATGGCGCCGGGCTATGTGGCCGACGTGGAGAAGATCATCACCAAGGCGGGGCTGGCCAAGGTCAGCCGGGTCATCGAAGGCGGCACCTCCCGCAATGAGACCACCGAACGCGCGATAGCGGCGCTCGGCGAGAACCTGGCGGAGGGGGAGGACGCCAATGTCCTCTTCCACGACGCCGTACGCCCCCTGCTCTCCCAGCGTGTGATCAGCGACTGCGTCGCTGCCCTGGACCGCTACCAGGCCGTGGATGTGGCCATCCCCTCCGCCGACACGATCATCGTGACCCGTACGCACGGCGAAGACGGGGAGTTCATCACGGAGGTGCCCGACCGCTCCCGGCTGCGTCGCGGCCAGACACCTCAGGCGTTCAAGCTGTCCACCATCCGGCGGGCGTACGAGGTCGCCAGCGCTGACCCGAACTTCCAGGCCACCGACGACTGCTCGGTGGTGCTGAAGTACCTGCCGGATGTGCCGATCCATGTGGTGGCCGGCGACGAGTACAACATGAAGGTCACCCAGCCTGTCGACGTCTTCATCACGGACAAGCTCTTCCAGCTCGCCTCCACCGCCACGGTGGAACAGGCCGACGAGGACGCGTACCGCAAGCTGCTCAAGGGGAAGACGATGGTCGTCTTCGGCGGCTCGTACGGCATCGGCGCCGATATCGCCGGCCTGGCGCGGGAATACGGGGCCCATGTCTATGCGCTGGGCCGCTCCACCACCGGCACCCATGTGGAGAACCCGGAGCATATCGACGACGCGCTGTCGAATGCCTATGCCGAGACCGGACGCATCGACTACGTGGTCAACACGGCCGGGGTCCTCCGTATCGGCAAGCTCGCCGAGACCGGCAACAGCACCCTGGAGGAAGCGCTCCGGGTCAACTATCTGGCCCCGGTGCAGATAGCCCGCGCCGCGTACAAGTACCTGGCCGAGACCCAGGGCCAGCTGCTGCTGTACACCTCCAGCAGCTACACCCGGGGCCGTGCCGAGTACAGCCTCTACTCCTCCACCAAGGCCGCCGTCGTCAATCTCACCCAGGCACTCGCTGATGAGTGGGCCGCCGACGGCGTCCGGGTCAACTGCGTCAACCCGGAGCGTACGGCCACACCCATGCGGACCAAGGCGTTCGGGAAGGAGCCCGAGAGCTCGCTGCTGTCCTCCGAAGCGGTCGCCCGGACCTCGCTCGATGTACTGCTGTCCGCCATGACCGGGCATGTGATCGATGTTCGCCAGCAGGACCCGACCCGGGGGACCGCCGCCGCGTCCGGCTTCGAGCAGGCCCTCGCCGCCGTACTGGACCGCAGTGAGAACGACGAGAGCGCGGGTGTGGCGTGA
- a CDS encoding CDP-glycerol glycerophosphotransferase family protein, producing MRFFPEGTAEERAELIAGAKEIRRTKQKALRKLPPVERVKWYLAAEERTDELTKVLRFERANSFSFHVKGVRRARLHIPGLDTGSLPDEVAVLARREMPIHSRITEMVWREGQLVVRGYSYLTNVPPTEKRRPFRMAVLRRAGSKRVVPVKMRTFREPQATEDSKQGLHCYDWSGFEITINPRLLKSGGKWLPGKWTTGITMPGPGGLYAGRIDKGEIGTGGHAQAHVLEDGVRLVASFPEGRLQLTVDLVPSEVESWKVADESLQLALHTPAAAGSTAKPAGLRVERVKDDFFREYPVEERDGRSVVSVPCADLSVAESETEETTDFRAVILLSGGKERRATVADGLLTGAHPMSGGREIAVSTDGGGQLKLQDRMRQPVVDRMEWNDCELFLEGSYTGPGEDKLLVLRHGRTFEEKLLPVDITEGRFTARIRPEGMELYGTKLPLREGRWYLALRSRSARGTEQDAPVKLRADLLGQLPLTHPGAKRIYSVDRRFFDRIFLSSGSTLSAEERGTYRQRLLKRVHAPQQRNLPLKEQVIYNSYHGRQFSDSPKAIYEELVRRGTDVEHVWAIGDQRAEVPDGVRVVEWHSAEWYAEMSRSRYVVTNVMLNSFFKRREGQHVIQTWHGTPLKKMGAHIRGTTKSNPAYIETLPRRSNEWEMMVSPNAFTTPIMQGAFGFENEILECGYPRNDIFHREDKEQLAEKVRERLGIPEGKKVLLYVPTWRDDVRIGTGKNFKLDLRVDLAAAEKALGDDHVLLFRKHPKIVDNITGAGEGFVWDVSEYPEIEHLYLIADVLITDYSSAMFDYAHSGRPMLFFTYDLEHYRDNLRGFYFDFTSRAPGPLIKTSDELIEAVRDIDSLVEKYRDQYAEFTQDFCEPSDGLAAERVVDWILKERE from the coding sequence ATGAGGTTCTTCCCCGAGGGAACGGCCGAAGAGCGCGCAGAACTCATCGCCGGAGCGAAAGAGATCCGGCGGACCAAGCAGAAGGCCCTTCGCAAGCTCCCCCCGGTCGAACGGGTCAAGTGGTACCTGGCCGCCGAGGAGCGGACCGATGAGCTGACCAAGGTGCTGCGCTTCGAGCGCGCCAACTCCTTCTCCTTCCACGTCAAGGGAGTGCGCCGGGCAAGACTGCACATCCCCGGCCTGGACACCGGCTCCCTGCCGGACGAGGTGGCTGTCCTCGCGCGCCGAGAGATGCCGATCCACAGCAGAATCACCGAGATGGTGTGGCGCGAAGGACAGCTGGTGGTGCGCGGCTACTCCTACCTCACCAACGTCCCCCCGACCGAGAAGCGGCGTCCTTTCCGGATGGCCGTGCTTCGTCGGGCGGGTTCCAAGCGTGTGGTCCCGGTGAAGATGCGCACCTTCCGGGAGCCGCAGGCCACCGAGGACTCCAAGCAGGGTCTGCACTGCTACGACTGGTCCGGCTTCGAGATAACGATCAACCCCCGGCTGCTCAAGTCCGGCGGAAAATGGCTGCCCGGCAAGTGGACGACGGGCATCACGATGCCCGGCCCCGGCGGGCTGTACGCCGGGCGTATCGACAAGGGCGAGATCGGCACCGGCGGCCACGCCCAAGCGCATGTTCTCGAGGACGGCGTACGCCTGGTCGCGAGCTTCCCCGAGGGTCGGCTCCAGCTGACCGTGGATCTGGTCCCGTCCGAGGTCGAGAGCTGGAAGGTGGCGGACGAGTCACTTCAGCTCGCGCTGCATACCCCGGCAGCCGCCGGCTCCACCGCCAAGCCCGCCGGGCTGCGGGTGGAGCGGGTGAAGGACGACTTCTTCCGGGAGTATCCGGTGGAGGAGCGGGACGGCCGCTCCGTGGTCAGCGTGCCGTGCGCAGACCTGTCCGTCGCGGAGTCGGAGACCGAAGAAACGACGGACTTCCGTGCAGTCATCTTGCTCTCCGGCGGGAAGGAGCGCCGGGCCACCGTCGCTGACGGCCTGCTCACCGGAGCACACCCCATGTCCGGCGGCCGTGAGATCGCCGTGTCGACCGATGGCGGCGGTCAGCTCAAGCTCCAAGACCGGATGCGTCAGCCCGTCGTGGACCGGATGGAGTGGAACGACTGCGAACTCTTCCTGGAGGGCTCCTACACCGGGCCGGGCGAGGACAAGCTGCTCGTTCTCCGGCACGGCCGGACCTTCGAGGAGAAGCTGCTCCCTGTCGACATCACCGAAGGCCGGTTCACCGCCCGGATCCGCCCTGAGGGGATGGAGCTGTACGGGACGAAGCTGCCGCTTCGCGAGGGGCGTTGGTATCTCGCTCTCCGTTCCCGTAGCGCCCGTGGAACCGAGCAGGACGCGCCGGTGAAGCTCAGGGCCGATCTGCTGGGACAGCTGCCCCTGACACACCCAGGGGCAAAGCGAATCTACAGCGTTGACCGGCGATTCTTCGACCGGATCTTCCTGTCCTCGGGGTCGACGCTCAGCGCGGAGGAGCGAGGCACCTACCGGCAGCGGCTGCTCAAGCGCGTTCACGCTCCACAGCAGCGGAATCTTCCCCTCAAGGAGCAGGTGATCTACAACAGCTACCACGGTCGCCAGTTCTCGGACTCCCCGAAGGCTATCTACGAAGAGCTCGTTCGCCGCGGGACGGACGTGGAGCATGTGTGGGCGATCGGGGATCAGCGGGCGGAAGTACCGGACGGTGTTCGGGTGGTGGAGTGGCACAGCGCCGAGTGGTACGCGGAAATGTCGCGGAGCCGGTACGTCGTCACCAACGTCATGCTGAACAGCTTCTTCAAGCGGCGGGAGGGCCAGCACGTCATCCAGACCTGGCACGGTACGCCGCTGAAGAAGATGGGCGCCCATATCCGCGGTACCACCAAGTCCAACCCCGCTTATATCGAGACCCTGCCACGGCGCTCCAATGAATGGGAGATGATGGTCTCCCCCAACGCCTTCACCACCCCGATCATGCAGGGTGCGTTCGGGTTCGAGAATGAGATTCTTGAGTGCGGATATCCGCGCAATGACATCTTCCATCGGGAGGACAAGGAGCAGCTCGCCGAAAAGGTGCGGGAGAGGCTGGGCATCCCTGAGGGGAAGAAGGTCCTGCTCTACGTGCCGACCTGGCGGGATGACGTCCGCATTGGCACCGGAAAGAACTTCAAGCTCGACCTTCGGGTTGATCTCGCTGCAGCCGAGAAGGCATTGGGTGATGATCACGTACTGCTGTTCCGCAAGCACCCCAAGATCGTGGACAACATCACCGGTGCGGGTGAGGGGTTTGTGTGGGACGTATCGGAGTATCCCGAGATTGAACATCTCTACCTCATCGCCGATGTGCTGATCACAGACTACTCGTCGGCGATGTTTGATTACGCTCACTCGGGTCGGCCGATGCTCTTCTTCACCTACGACTTGGAGCACTACCGGGACAACCTGCGAGGCTTCTACTTCGACTTCACCTCCCGGGCCCCCGGGCCACTCATCAAGACCTCGGATGAGCTGATCGAGGCCGTCAGGGATATCGACTCCCTGGTGGAGAAGTATCGTGACCAGTACGCCGAGTTCACCCAGGACTTCTGCGAACCGTCGGACGGCCTGGCCGCCGAGCGAGTGGTTGATTGGATATTGAAAGAGCGCGAGTAA